Proteins encoded within one genomic window of Microbacterium soli:
- a CDS encoding ABC transporter ATP-binding protein, with translation MRRPKTTGLATGPAAPGVPKVDPILIVDGVERRFGGLAAVDIDHLEIPRHAITALIGPNGAGKTTLFNLLCGFDRPNAGKWSFDGRNLAGVPSFKVARMGQVRTFQLTKSLSLLSVLENMKLGAPHQIGEGFWASILPFLWRRQEAEIEEKAKGLLKRFKLDAKESDFAASLSGGQRKLLEMARALMSDPTLVMLDEPMAGVNPALTQSLLDHILDLKDQGMTVLFVEHDMHMVRHIADWVVVMAEGRVVAEGPPEAVMEEPAVVDAYLGAHQDVDLGAVTGRIAVSGTDTAAVKVRERIEAEASAEIEDEGDRP, from the coding sequence ATCCGCCGTCCGAAGACCACGGGCCTGGCGACCGGACCCGCCGCACCGGGCGTCCCCAAGGTCGACCCCATCCTCATCGTCGACGGCGTGGAACGCCGCTTCGGCGGCCTGGCGGCCGTCGACATCGACCACCTGGAGATCCCGCGTCACGCGATCACGGCCCTCATCGGCCCGAACGGCGCGGGCAAGACCACCCTGTTCAACCTGCTGTGCGGCTTCGACCGGCCCAACGCCGGCAAGTGGTCCTTCGACGGGCGCAATCTCGCGGGCGTACCCTCGTTCAAGGTCGCCCGCATGGGTCAGGTGCGCACGTTCCAGCTCACGAAGTCGCTGTCGCTGCTGTCGGTGCTGGAGAACATGAAGCTCGGCGCGCCGCACCAGATCGGCGAGGGGTTCTGGGCGAGCATCCTGCCGTTCCTGTGGCGCAGGCAGGAGGCGGAGATCGAGGAGAAGGCCAAGGGCCTGCTCAAGCGGTTCAAGCTGGACGCCAAGGAGTCCGACTTCGCGGCCTCACTGTCGGGCGGTCAGCGCAAGCTCCTGGAGATGGCGCGCGCGCTCATGAGCGACCCGACGCTGGTGATGCTCGATGAGCCGATGGCAGGCGTCAACCCGGCTCTCACGCAGTCGCTGCTGGACCACATCCTGGATCTGAAGGATCAGGGGATGACGGTGCTGTTCGTCGAACACGACATGCACATGGTGCGCCATATCGCCGACTGGGTCGTCGTGATGGCGGAGGGCCGTGTCGTGGCGGAGGGCCCGCCGGAGGCCGTCATGGAGGAGCCTGCCGTGGTGGACGCGTACCTCGGCGCCCACCAGGACGTCGACCTCGGCGCGGTGACCGGGCGCATCGCCGTGTCCGGCACGGACACGGCGGCGGTGAAGGTGCGCGAGAGGATCGAGGCCGAGGCCAGCGCGGAGATCGAGGACGAAGGAGACAGGCCATGA
- a CDS encoding ABC transporter ATP-binding protein, giving the protein MTDAPTGAAQAAALSDEVIVELTDVHAGYLPGVNILNGANLVARKGELIGIIGPNGAGKSTLLKSIFGMVHVRGGDITVKGESIVGLKADRLVQRGVAFVPQTNNVFPSLTIAENLQMGLYQNPKIYEERLEFVTGIFEELGKRLKQRAGSLSGGERQMVAMSRALMMDPSVLLLDEPSAGLSPVRQDDAFIRVSDINKAGVTTIMVEQNARRCLQICDRGYVLDQGKDAYEGTGRELLEDPKVIGLYLGTLGQDDAA; this is encoded by the coding sequence ATGACCGACGCCCCGACCGGCGCCGCACAGGCGGCGGCGCTCAGCGACGAGGTGATCGTCGAGCTGACCGACGTCCACGCCGGGTATCTGCCCGGAGTCAACATCCTCAACGGCGCGAATCTCGTCGCCCGCAAGGGCGAGCTGATCGGCATCATCGGGCCGAACGGCGCAGGCAAGTCGACGCTGCTGAAGTCCATCTTCGGGATGGTGCACGTGCGCGGCGGGGACATCACCGTCAAGGGCGAGAGCATCGTCGGGCTCAAGGCCGACCGGCTCGTGCAGCGCGGCGTGGCGTTCGTGCCGCAGACGAACAACGTCTTCCCCTCGCTGACCATCGCCGAGAACCTGCAGATGGGCCTGTACCAGAACCCGAAGATCTACGAGGAGCGGCTGGAGTTCGTCACCGGGATCTTCGAAGAGCTGGGCAAGCGGCTCAAGCAGCGCGCGGGATCGCTCTCCGGCGGTGAGCGCCAGATGGTGGCGATGTCGCGGGCGCTCATGATGGATCCGTCGGTGCTGCTGCTGGACGAGCCGTCGGCCGGCCTGTCGCCCGTGCGTCAGGACGACGCGTTCATCCGCGTCTCCGACATCAACAAGGCCGGCGTCACGACGATCATGGTCGAGCAGAACGCCCGGCGCTGCCTGCAGATCTGCGACCGCGGCTACGTGCTCGACCAGGGCAAGGACGCCTACGAGGGCACCGGCCGCGAGCTGCTGGAGGACCCGAAGGTCATCGGGCTGTACCTCGGCACCCTCGGGCAGGACGACGCCGCGTAG